GGCGATAGGCAGGGTTTATACACACAAGGATGGCACCGATACGGGCTGTCGCGAATTGTGTGAGCAACCATTCATAGCGGTTGGGGGACCAGATCCCAACCCGGTCGCCTTTTTGCAGACCTAGAAGGTGCAATCCGCCAGCGAGCCGGTCGACTTCGCGGCTGAACTCCGCGTAGCTCCAGCGGATATCTTGAGCGCGGAAAACGGATGCCGGGTGGTCCGGCAGTGCAGCCACGGTTTGTGCAAGCAGGTCGGGAATCGTGAGATTGAGCAGGGGTGTGGCGGTATCCCCGATTACATGGGACAGGCCATTGCGGGGGCGTCGGTCATGCAGGGCCATGTGGTTCCTTTCCGGGCGGCGTGTATCAGGTGAATTTACGGAAAAGTTTGGTTTGATCAAACATATCTTCCAGCGTCTGCATCCGGTCCTTGGTGTCGGACCACATGAGATCCTGCACCGCTGCAATTGCCGTTTCAACGAGCAAGAGCGTTGTGGCGGCGGAGTCCCAGGCAGAAGGAACTACGATACGACTGGAAAACGAAATCTCCGCCAGCCGATGTACAGGAGAGCGCCATTGATCGGTAAAGAGGATGATTTTTGCGCCACGTTGATGCGCCATTTCCGCCAATTTCAGTGTGTTGCTTTCATAACGACGCACGTCAAAGATCACGAAGGTATCACCCGGTTTCACATCCAGCAGGTAATGGGGCCAGGCGTTCGAGGTAGATTGGATGTGTATCACGTCGGGTCGGATCATCTGCATGTGCAAAAACAGGTATTCGGCCACTGTGTGCGTAATCCGCCCGCCCACGATGTGCAGGCGTGACGTGGTATCTGCCAGCTGCGCGCAAGCGGCGTCAAAATCACCGGTGTCGATTTGCGCCAGAGAATGGCGGATGTTGTCGATCACGGCATCGGTGAAGCGATTGAGCATATGACCAGAGGGCACGCCCTCGGCCCATGTGTCATGTTTCGCGATGGGGCTTTGGACTTTGGCCTTCAATTCTTCGCGCAGGTCGGATTGGAATTCCGGATAGCCTTTGAACCCCAGCTTCTGAACCATGCGTGCGACTGTTGGGGTCGATACATCTGCGTCCTGCGCCAAGGTTGAAATGGGCCCCAGTCCGGAGGCGGGATAGTTTTGCAGGATGGAATCGGCCAGTTGCCGTTCGGCGCGCGTCAGGCTGTCGAGCCTTTCCTGAATGCGGTCTGCGATGGTGAGGTCGGCCTCTTTCACGAGATGTGCCTTTGATTTGACGGATTTTGTTACAGGAATATAAAAACTGAAAGGATCGTTTCATTATTGTGTTGACAGAATCCCGATCCGGCAAGAGATTTGTGCCAATCGGGGGACGAATGACGCCAAAAACCATGTCTGATAGGGGGATTTCACCTGTCGTGGTCAGCCGCGAAAGCGGTGCGTCCGGCATTGTCCTGGTCTGCGAACACGCGTCCAAGGCCATTCCCGAGGCGTATGGCGATCTGGGTTTGAGTGCGGCCGCGCGCGACAGCCACATCGCGTGGGATCCCGGCGCGCTTGGCGTGGCGCAGCGATTGTCAGAGTTGTTGGATGCGCCCTTGGTCGCTGGCGGCGTGTCCCGTCTGATATATGATTGCAATCGCCCGCCCGAGGCACCGGGCGCGATGCCCGTCCGGAGCGAAGCCTATGATATTCCCGGTAATGCAGCCCTTGACGCTTCTGCTAAGGCCAAGCGCGTGGCGCAGGTATACGCTCCTTTCAAGGCCGCCCTGTCCGAAGTGTTGTCGCTGGTACAGGCCCGTGCGATGATCACCATCCACAGTTTTACACCTGTTTATCTGGGCCAGCCCCGCGCAGTTGAAATCGGCGTGCTGCACGATGCAGACACGCGACTGGCGGACGTAATGATGGCTGCTGCGCAACATCATACTGACCTGACCACACGCCGAAATGACCCTTATGGTCCGCAGGACGGCGTGACCCACACACTTCAGGAACATGGTGTCAAACGTGGTTTGCTCAATGTCATGCTGGAAGTGCGCAATGATCTCATCGCCACGCAAGAGACGCAAAGCGCGATGGCGGATACGCTGGCGCCATGGCTGGCAGAGGCCGTTGCCGCAACGTTGGAGCCGCAGGCATGATGCGATTGGCTGCGCTATACGTGCGTGTTGTCGATGCGGTAAATTACCGGATTGGGCGAGCCATGATGTATGGCATCTTTGTGATGATGGCTATTTTGCTCTGGTCTTCCGTGTCCAAGACGTTTTTTCTGCCCTCGCTCTGGACGCTGGAAATCGCGCAATTCGCCATGGTCGCCTATTACATCATGGGCGGGCCTTATGCGGTGCAGATGGGTGCGAACGTACGTATGGATCTGTTTTACGGCACCTGGTCCACGCGAAAAAAGGCGTGGTTTGATGCGTTCACCGTGCTGCTGCTGATTTTTTATCTGGGCATTCTGTTTTATGGGGGCCTCAGTTCGACCGCCTATTCACTGGGCTATTGGGGGCAGGAACCGCTGGCGTATTTCGCGGGACTTGTGACCGGGGCGGAAGAAATTGGGCGGCTCGAACGCTCCAGCACCGCATGGCGCCCCTATATCTGGCCGGTGAAGTCCATCATGGTTTTAGGCTTTTTCCTGATGTTGTTGCAGGCGATTTCTGAGCTGATCAAGGATATTGCCACCCTGCGCGAGGTTGATCTCAATGTCGTATGAGATGATCGCGCTACTGATGTTCGCATCCATGATGCTGATGATGATGACCGGACAGCGCGTGTTCGGGGCCATCGGCGGCGTGGCGGCGATCGCCGCCGTGCTGCTCTGGACGCCGGGCGGGGTGAATATCCCATTTTCCTCTGCGATGAAGCTGATGAAATGGTATCCGCTGCTGACGCTACCGATGTTCATTTTCATGGGCTATGTGTTGTCGGAATCCAAAATAGCCGATGACCTTTATAAGATGTTTCATGTCTGGATGGGCCCGGTATCGGGTGGCCTGGCGATTGGGACGATTGGCCTGATGGTTCTGGTTTCGGCGATGAACGGTCTGAGTGTGGCAGGCATGGCCATTGGTGCCACCATCGCGCTGCCCGAACTGCTGCGCAGGGGCTATGACAAGCGCATGGTAACGGGGGTGATACAGGCAGGATCGTCCTTAGGAATCCTTGTCCCGCCCTCAGTTGTCTTGGTGCTTTATGCGATGATCGCGCGCCAACCCGTTGGGCAGTTGTGGCTGGCGGGCGTGGTGCCGGGCCTGATGATGGCGGCAGCGTTCATTTTGTATATCTACCTGCGTTGCAAGGCGAACCCGGCTTTGGGGCCAGTGTTGCCGCCGGAAGAATACACCGTCCCACTGGGTGAAAAACTACGGTTGTTGCGGGCCGGTTTGTTGCCGGTTGTGATCTTCATGGCGATGATGGTGCCTTTTGTGAATGGCTGGACGTCTCTGGTGGAAAGCTCGGCAATAGGGGCGATCACGGCCTTTGTCGCGGCGGTGCTCAAAGGGCGCATGAACCGTGAAGTGTTTGAAACTTCGGTCCGCCAGACCTTGGCGATTTCCTGCATGTTCATGTGGATCATTCTGGCGGCCTTGGGTTTTGGCGCGGTTTTTGACGGGCTCGGTGCCGTCAAGGCAATCGACACGCTTTTCACTGAACAATTGGGCCTCAATCCCTGGATGATCCTGATCCTGATGCAACTGAGCTTTTTGCTGATGGGGACGTTCCTGGATGACACCGCGATGCTGGTCATTGTCGCGCCGCTCTATGTGCCGCTGGTGGCGGCTCTTGGGTTTGATCTGATCTGGTACGGCGTGCTCTATACGATCACCACGCAGATCGCCTATATGACTCCGCCTTTTGGCTATAACCTGTTTTTGATGCGCGCGATGGCCCCGCCCGAGATTACACTGCGCGATATATATACCTCGATCCTGCCTTTTGTGGGGGTCATGCTTGTGTGCCTCGCGCTGATCATGACCTTCCCGCAAATTGCCCTGTGGCTGCCGGAATACGTTTACGGAAAATAACCAAGACCCCGCAGAAGGGGGCGTTCATTTCAACAAGGAGAACCACCATGACGACAAGACGTAAGTTCATCACCACCGCTGCCGCAGGGGCCGCTGCTGCGCCGCTGGCCGCCCCCGCACTCGCACAATCCACCATCAAATGGCGGATGCAGACCTATGCTGGCCCCGCGCTGGCCGAACATGTGATCAAGCCCGCCATCGACAGTTTTAACAAGATCGCTGGCGACCGGATGCAGATCGAGCTGTTCTTTGCAGACCAGTTGGTGCCAACGGGCGAATTGTTCCGCGCCATGCAGAACGGTACCATCGACGCGGTGCAATCGGATGATGATTCCATGGCCTCGCCCACGGATGTGACTGTATTCGGGGGGTACTTCCCCTTCGCATCACGCTATTCTTTGGACGTGCCGGTCCTGTTCAACCAATACGGTTTGAACGAAATCTGGGACGAAGAATACTCCAAGGTTGGCGTGAAACACATCTCTGCGGGCGCATGGGATCCTTGCCATTTCGCCACCAAGGACCCAATCAATAGTCTTGAAGACCTTAAGGGTAAGCGCGTCTTTACATTCCCGACTGCGGGTCGGTTCCTGACGCAGTTTGGCGTCGTGCCTGTAACTCTGCCATGGGAAGACATTGAAGTCGCCGTACAAACGGGTGAGCTTGACGGTATCGCCTGGTCGGGCATCACCGAAGATTACACGGTTGGATGGGCTGATGTGACCAACTACTTCCTGACCAACAACATCTCCGGTGCCTGGGCGGGATCGTTCTTTGCCAATATGGAAAGCTACAACGCGCTGCCGCCGGATTTGCAGGAGTTGCTCAAGGTCTGCATGGATCAGTCGCACTATTACCGTCAGTGGTGGTACTGGGGCGGTGAAGCTAATCTGCGCGTGAATGGTACAAAAATGTCATTGACCACGATTCCGGATGAAGAATGGCAGCAGGTTGAGGACGCGGCACTTGTGTTCTGGGACGAAATTGCCGCCGAAAGCCCAACCAAGGCAAAGGTTGTAGAGATCTTCAAGAAATACAACGCGGATATGGTGAAGGCTGGACGCCCTTACCGTTACGGCTAAACTTGCAGGGGCGGCTTCGGTCGCCCCAACCTCAATTTGGAACGGAATTCCTGATGGCTGGCACGCTGAGTTTTGATCAACTGAAATCGCAGGTCGCGGAGGGTGCGGTCGACACCGTTCTGGTCTGCTTTGTCGACATGCAGGGGCGCCTGACCGGTAAACGCTTTCACGCCGCCAATTTCGTCGAGCATTCCTATGCAGAAACCCATTGCTGCAATTACCTGTTGGCTACGGACCTCGAAATGGCGACGCCAGAAGGTTATGCGACCACGTCTTGGGCCTCTGGGTATGGCGATTATGTGATGAAACCGGATCTTGAGACCATCCGCCCGGTGCCATGGCTGGAGGGAACGGCGATGGTGCTCTGTGATCTGCTGGATCATCGTACCCATGATCTGGTGCCACAAGCGCCGCGCACCATTTTGAAACGCCAGATCGCGCGCCTTGAGGCGATGGGTCTGACGCCGATGATGGCAACGGAACTGGAATTCTTTCTGTTTGAGAAGAGCTTTGATGATATCCGCAAAAACGGCTTCCGGGATCTGACCCCGATCAGCGGGTACAACGAGGATTATCACATCTTCCAGACCACCAAGGAAGAAGCCATCATGCGCCCGCTGCGCAACCATCTATATGCGGCGGGCATCCCGGTTGAAAACACCAAGGGTGAGGCGGAGACCGGCCAAGAAGAGCTGAACATCCGTTACGCTGAGGCGCTGGCTTGTGCGGATCATCACTCTATCGCCAAACATGCGGTCAAGGAAATTGCTTGGCAGCACGGGCATGCAGCCAGCTTCCTGCCCAAATGGGCAGCGGATAAAGTCGGTAGTTCTTCGCACGTTCATCAATCCCTCTGGGAGGGGGACACGCCCGCGTTTTACAATGCCAAAGACAAGCTGGGCATGTCGGATGTGATGAAACACTACATGGCCGGGCTGATTGCTTACGCGCCTGATTACACGTGTTTTCTGGCGCCCTACGTGAACAGCTACAAACGTTTCGCCAAGGGCACTTTTGCGCCGACAAAAACCGTCTGGTCCGTGGATAATCGCACCGCTGGGTTCCGCCTGTGCGGTGACGGCACCAAGGGTGTGCGCGTAGAGTGCCGCATCGGCGGGTCCGATCTGAACCCATACCTTGCGCAGGCCGCGATGCTGGCTGCCGGGATCAAAGGGATCGAGGACAAGATGGAACTCTCCGCCCCAACGCAAGGCGATGTTTACGAGGACGCCAAGGCTGCGGATATTCCCCAAACGCTCAGGGCGGCCACGGAGACCTTGCGCGGGTCGAGCATGTTGCGCGAAGCGATGGGGGATGAGGTTGTGGATCACTATACTCGTTGCGCCGAGTGGGAGCAGGAAGAATTTGACCGCGCGGTCACGGATTGGGAAATCGCGCGCGGTTTTGAAAGGGCATAAAGATGACAATCACCTGTATTTCGCCGATCAACGGATCGGTCTATGCGACGCGTGCGACGCTCAATGAATTTGAGGCGGCTGAGGCCGTTGCAAAAGGGCGCGCGGCGCAGATCATGTGGGCTGCGCGCCCCTTGAGCGAACGCATCGACATGGTGATGCAGGGCGTCGCCAACATCGGGGCCATGAACGACGAAATCGTGCCGGAACTGGCTTGGCAAATGGGTCGGCCTGTGCGGTACGGCGGCGAGTTTGGTGGATTTAACGAGCGCGCGCAGCATATGGCGCAGATCGCCGAAAGTGCGCTGTCTGATATTGAGGTAGAGGACAGTGGTGATTTCCGCCGTGTGATCAAGCGTGTACCGCATGGGTTGGTGCTGGTCGTCGCACCTTGGAATTACCCCTATATGACCGCGATCAACACCGTTGCGCCTGCCTTGATTGCGGGCAACGCGGTGATGTTGAAACACGCCAGTCAAACACCGCTGGTGGGAGAACGGTTGGCGCAAGCCTTTGCAGATGCGGGCGTACCTGAAGGGGTGTTCCAGAACGTTTTCCTGGATCACCAGACAACGTCCGCCCTGATTGCGGATCGTGCCTTTGGGTTCGTGAATTTTACCGGATCGGTGGGCGGTGGCCAGGCCATGGAAGCTGCCGCACAAGGCACGTTCACAGGGCTGGGACTGGAACTGGGCGGGAAGGACCCCGGCTATGTGATGGAAGACGCGGATATCGATGCGGCGGTGGACACCTTGATTGATGGCGCGATGTTCAATTCCGGGCAATGCTGCTGTGGGATCGAGCGGATCTATGTGCTCGAGAGTCTTTTCGATGACTTCGTGGCCAAAGCTGTGAAGATCGTTGAAGGGTACAAACTCGGCAATCCCATGGACCCCGACACGACGCTTGGCCCGATGGCACAAGCCCGGTTTGCCGACATGGTACGTGGCCAAACGGCGGATGCGGTGGCGGCCGGGGCCAAGGCGCTGATTGATCCGGCACTGTTCCCCGAGGATGATGGCGCTTATCTGATGCCGCAGATCCTTGTGAATGTGGATCATACCATGCGGGTGATGCGTGAAGAGAGCTTCGGCCCTGTTGTTGGCATTATGGCCGTCAAGGATGACGCCGAGGCGATCCGCCTGATGAATGACAGCGATTATGGTTTGACCGCATCGCTCTGGACCAGGGATATTGCGCGCGCCGAAGCCATTGGGGATGCCATTGAAACCGGTACTGTGTTCATGAACCGGGCCGATTATCTTGATCCGGGCTTGTGCTGGACCGGGTGCAAGGATACGGGCCGTGGGGGCGGATTGTCGGTGATCGGCTATCACAATCTGACGCGCCCTAAATCGTTTCATCTCAAAAAGGTCTGATCTGATGTCTCTTATTGCAAATTGGTCCTATCCCACGTCTGTGCGTTTCGGCGCGGGGCGAATTTCGGAAATCGGCGAGGCTTGTGCGGCCGCAGGGATCACCAAACCCTTGCTTGTCACTGACAAGGGGTTGGCGGACTTGCCCATCACTGGTGCAACGCTCGAACTCCTGACGGCCGCGGGTCTGCCGCGCGGGATCTTCTCGGACGTGGACCCGAACCCGACAGAAAAAAACGTCGAAGAGGGCGTGAAGGCGTACCGCGAGGGCGGGCATGATGGGGTTGTGGCTTTTGGCGGCGGTTCTGGCCTCGATCTGGGGAAAATGATTGCCTTTATGGCCGGACAAACCCGCCCGCTGTGGGATTTTGAGGACATCGGTGACTGGTGGACACGTGCGGATGCCGACGCCATCGCACCCATCGTGGCCGTGCCAACCACCGCTGGAACGGGGTCCGAAGTGGGGCGCGCGAGCGTGATTACCAATTCAGAAACACATGAGAAAAAGATCATCTTCCATCCTAAATTGCTTCCCGCAGGGGTGATCTGTGATCCCGAACTGACCGTGGGCATGCCGAAAATGATCACGGCAGGCACTGGGATGGACGCCTTCGCGCATTGTCTGGAGGCTTATTGCTCACCGCATTATCATCCGATGTCACAAGGTATTGCGCTGGAAGGCATGCGCTTGGTCAAAGACAATTTGGTAAATGCCTATGAAGACGGTACAAACCTGACGGCGCGCGCGCATATGATGTCTGCGGCTGCCATGGGTGCAACCGCGTTTCAAAAAGGTTTGGGTGCCATTCACGCCTTGTCCCACCCAATCGGCGCGGTGCACCACACGCATCATGGCACCACAAATGCGGTGGTGATGCAGCAGGTGCTGATGTTCAATCGCCCCAAGATCCGCAAACACCTTGCGCGCGCGGCCAATTATCTCAGCATTTCGGGCGGATTTGATGGGTTTTACAATTTTGTCGGTGAGATCAACACGCAATTGGGCATCCCGAAAAACTTAACCGAGCTGGGTGTCACAGATCCCGATATCGCGGCCCTTGTGGCCTCTGCCTTGCAGGATCCCAGTTGCGGCGGCAATCCGGTGAAGATGACAGAAAAGAATACTACAGATTTGCTGGAAAGCTGTTTTGAGCAACCTGCCAATGATTAGGGATACCAAATCGCCCGGCGGATCAAGTTAAGCCCCATCAGTACGAAAACGATCAGAATGGCGTTACGAAACGCCTGAACGGACAAGCGGTTTCTTAGCACTTCGCCCATGGAGAACCCGATCAATGTCGGGATCAGCATCAGGGCGGAGGCGCCGGCCAGAGGACCTGTCATGAAGCCAAGCCGGACATAGGCGAGGCACAAAGGCACGCTGCCGACAAAAATCAAAAAGCCGGTGGCGCGGACAAATTCGTCCTTATCGACTTGTTTGGTGGCCAGATACATCGCCAGTGGCGCGCCCCAGCCCGCGGTCATCCCGCCGACGATACCTGCAAAGAGCCCAAAACCGATCTGGGCGGTTCGATCATAGCGTGCGCGCAGAGGCGGTACGAGACCTTTCCAACTGACGGCGACGAACACCAGAATGACCACACCCAGAATGGCAAGGAGCGCCCGGTCGCCCGTGTTTCGAGTGGCAAAAGCGGTCAGCGTGACCCCTGCCAAAAGTACGATTGCGAACACCGCATACCTGCGCGCGGTACGGCGTAATTCACCTGCCCGCAACACTTGCCACGCATTGGAGCCGATCATTGGAAACAAGACCAGTGCGATGGCCGTGCGCGGGTCCAGATATAATGTCATCAAAGCAATTGCTGCCGTGGGCATGCCGATGCCCGCAAGGCCTTTGACAGCGCCCGAAAAGAGAAAAGCAGCACCTGCCACAAGAAGAGTGGTTGTATAGTCCAAAAGGCCCGTCCTGCGGTCGTGTTGGTTTTCATCCCCCGAAAGCAAGGGGTGTGTCAATCACATGCCGTTGCTGACAGGCGCGGGCTATGCCATTCTGATTTCGTAACATCACACAAGAAAGACATTGCCATGCCCGCCTTGAAAAAGAACTCCGCCCAAATGGTTGCCGATGCGCGGGCACGGATCGAAGAGGTCGAGACACCAGATCTGATCGCGATGCTGGCAGACCCAAAGGTGGTTGTTGTGGACATCCGTGATGTGCGCGAGCGTCAGCGCAGTGGGTTTATCCCGGGCAGTTTCCATGCGCCGCGCGGGATGATCGAGTTCTGGGTGGACCCGGACAGCCCATATTTCAAGGAAATCTTTGGGCAGGATAAAAAGTTCGTTTTCCATTGTGCATCGGGATGGCGATCCGCGCTGACCACCGCGACACTGCAGGACATGGGATTTGAGGCTGCACACCTCAAAGAAGGTTTTTCCACATGGGAAAAACAAGGTGGACCTGTCGAATTCCCTGAGCCCAAAGACTAAGGCTATCGGTACAGTGCTGTTGGCCCAGTGAACGACGGCCGGGGCAATCTGTCATTGTCGGTCTGAAGCCGGGTCGTTTGGCCGGGTTGTAATTCAAGCGGCAAAGTCGTGATCCGTTCAGTCGGAACGCCATTGATCCGTGCCAGCAATTGGCGTGCACCTGTGATCCCCATCAGACGTCGCAAAGTGCGCACTGTCGTCAGTTTGATCGGCAAGACAGACCCAAGATCCAGACCGTTAAAACCGACGACCCCAATGTCATCCGGGACCGACAGACCCTGCGCCTGACAACACATCAATCCGCCAAAGGCCATGTGGTCATTCAGATAGCAGATGATATCTGGCGCGTGATCTGCCAGCAGGCTCTTGGTGCCCTCAAAGCCGGTCACAAACGCATTTCCCAAGGGAGGTCGTGCGGCGATCACGGGGGCCGCACGTTGTTGGGAAAACACATGCCGGATCCCCTCCAGCCGGGCATCTGCGCGTTTGTCATGGCCGCGCGGGGTGCTTACAAATGCCGGGCGCTGATACCCTAGCGACACTGCGTGTTCCCCGATTAATTGACCCGCCATGAAGTGATCGATCCCCACACAAATATCGATCGGATCGTCGGTGTGGTCCCAGATTTCCAAAACCGGAATAGGCGAAGCCCTGAGTAATTCGCGGGTTTCGGGATGGTGATCGGTGCCGGTCAGTATGATAGCCGCCGGTTGCCAGGACAAAAGTCTGCGCACCCAGTTCAGTTCGGTTTCGCTGTTGTATTCGGTGGTGTCGATAACGCTGGAATACCCGGCGGTGTCGAATGTCTGGCGCATACCATTCAGGATCTCGGCAAAGACATCAGCAGCAAAGGTCGGCAGTGAGATGCCGATCAGGTTCGAGTTGGCCACCGCCAGAGATCGCGCTGCGCTGTTGGGCATGTATTTCATTTGCCGGGCGATCTTCAGAATCTCCGCCCGTTTCTTTTCCGAAACCCCCTCTACACCGCGAATGGCGCGCGACACACTCATGATACTCACATCGGCCCGGCGTGCGACATCTTCGATTTTGCTGGGCTTTGAGGGGCGTGACATAGGTATTCATGCTTTCTGTTGAGTCATTCAAGAGTTCGGATTAATTATTAATTTCAATGAGTAAACTGCAGGATACGTTAACGTTAACGTAGTTTTCAGTTTTTGTCCTTCCTGAAATTAGCTGTCGGATGCACTCTGATCGCAGACAGGCGTGTATTTTGTACAGCCTGAAAGTTGCGCTTTGGGGGGAATTGCGTGCCACGAATTGTCTTTGACCAAGTCGCAAAGAGCTATGGTGCCGTTGAGGTCTTGCCACCGTTTGATCTGGCGCTTGATGACGGCGAATTCACGGTGCTTGTCGGACCGTCCGGTTGCGGCAAATCCACCACATTGCGCATGTTGGCAGGGTTGGAAACGCTGTCGGGGGGCGAAATCTATTTTGACGAAAAACCGATCAGCAAACTTGACCCCAAGGAGCGGGATCTGGCGATGGTATTTCAGGATTATGCGCTCTACCCGCATATGAACATCGCCAAGAACATGTCTTTCGCGCTGCGTCTGGCGCGGGTGTCCAAGCCTGAGATCGAAGAGAAAGTTCAGCGCGTCGCAGGTATGCTGAATATCGCCCATTTGTTGGATCGTAAACCCGCCGAACTGTCGGGCGGACAGCGCCAAAGGGTGGCAATGGGCCGCGCGCTGGTCCGCGATGCTGGTACGTTTCTGTTTGACGAACCGCTGTCCAACTTGGACGCTAAATTGCGTGGTAAAATGCGCGCGGAACTAGCCGAGATGCGTGATACAATCGACAAGAACATGGTCTATGTCACACACGATCAGGTCGAGGCGATGACCCTTGGCGACCGCATTGTGGTGATGAGTGACGGTTTCATTCAACAACAAGGCTCGCCCGAAGAGTTGTTCAAATCGCCCGCCAACAAGTTTGTGGCTGGGTTCATAGGCTCGCCAACGATGAATTTCGTCGATGGGGACCTTGTGGAAGAACAGG
This genomic interval from Paracoccaceae bacterium contains the following:
- a CDS encoding MurR/RpiR family transcriptional regulator, producing MKEADLTIADRIQERLDSLTRAERQLADSILQNYPASGLGPISTLAQDADVSTPTVARMVQKLGFKGYPEFQSDLREELKAKVQSPIAKHDTWAEGVPSGHMLNRFTDAVIDNIRHSLAQIDTGDFDAACAQLADTTSRLHIVGGRITHTVAEYLFLHMQMIRPDVIHIQSTSNAWPHYLLDVKPGDTFVIFDVRRYESNTLKLAEMAHQRGAKIILFTDQWRSPVHRLAEISFSSRIVVPSAWDSAATTLLLVETAIAAVQDLMWSDTKDRMQTLEDMFDQTKLFRKFT
- a CDS encoding N-formylglutamate amidohydrolase, which codes for MSDRGISPVVVSRESGASGIVLVCEHASKAIPEAYGDLGLSAAARDSHIAWDPGALGVAQRLSELLDAPLVAGGVSRLIYDCNRPPEAPGAMPVRSEAYDIPGNAALDASAKAKRVAQVYAPFKAALSEVLSLVQARAMITIHSFTPVYLGQPRAVEIGVLHDADTRLADVMMAAAQHHTDLTTRRNDPYGPQDGVTHTLQEHGVKRGLLNVMLEVRNDLIATQETQSAMADTLAPWLAEAVAATLEPQA
- a CDS encoding TRAP transporter small permease subunit, translated to MRLAALYVRVVDAVNYRIGRAMMYGIFVMMAILLWSSVSKTFFLPSLWTLEIAQFAMVAYYIMGGPYAVQMGANVRMDLFYGTWSTRKKAWFDAFTVLLLIFYLGILFYGGLSSTAYSLGYWGQEPLAYFAGLVTGAEEIGRLERSSTAWRPYIWPVKSIMVLGFFLMLLQAISELIKDIATLREVDLNVV
- a CDS encoding TRAP transporter large permease subunit; protein product: MSYEMIALLMFASMMLMMMTGQRVFGAIGGVAAIAAVLLWTPGGVNIPFSSAMKLMKWYPLLTLPMFIFMGYVLSESKIADDLYKMFHVWMGPVSGGLAIGTIGLMVLVSAMNGLSVAGMAIGATIALPELLRRGYDKRMVTGVIQAGSSLGILVPPSVVLVLYAMIARQPVGQLWLAGVVPGLMMAAAFILYIYLRCKANPALGPVLPPEEYTVPLGEKLRLLRAGLLPVVIFMAMMVPFVNGWTSLVESSAIGAITAFVAAVLKGRMNREVFETSVRQTLAISCMFMWIILAALGFGAVFDGLGAVKAIDTLFTEQLGLNPWMILILMQLSFLLMGTFLDDTAMLVIVAPLYVPLVAALGFDLIWYGVLYTITTQIAYMTPPFGYNLFLMRAMAPPEITLRDIYTSILPFVGVMLVCLALIMTFPQIALWLPEYVYGK
- a CDS encoding TRAP transporter substrate-binding protein, translating into MTTRRKFITTAAAGAAAAPLAAPALAQSTIKWRMQTYAGPALAEHVIKPAIDSFNKIAGDRMQIELFFADQLVPTGELFRAMQNGTIDAVQSDDDSMASPTDVTVFGGYFPFASRYSLDVPVLFNQYGLNEIWDEEYSKVGVKHISAGAWDPCHFATKDPINSLEDLKGKRVFTFPTAGRFLTQFGVVPVTLPWEDIEVAVQTGELDGIAWSGITEDYTVGWADVTNYFLTNNISGAWAGSFFANMESYNALPPDLQELLKVCMDQSHYYRQWWYWGGEANLRVNGTKMSLTTIPDEEWQQVEDAALVFWDEIAAESPTKAKVVEIFKKYNADMVKAGRPYRYG
- a CDS encoding glutamine synthetase family protein, which gives rise to MAGTLSFDQLKSQVAEGAVDTVLVCFVDMQGRLTGKRFHAANFVEHSYAETHCCNYLLATDLEMATPEGYATTSWASGYGDYVMKPDLETIRPVPWLEGTAMVLCDLLDHRTHDLVPQAPRTILKRQIARLEAMGLTPMMATELEFFLFEKSFDDIRKNGFRDLTPISGYNEDYHIFQTTKEEAIMRPLRNHLYAAGIPVENTKGEAETGQEELNIRYAEALACADHHSIAKHAVKEIAWQHGHAASFLPKWAADKVGSSSHVHQSLWEGDTPAFYNAKDKLGMSDVMKHYMAGLIAYAPDYTCFLAPYVNSYKRFAKGTFAPTKTVWSVDNRTAGFRLCGDGTKGVRVECRIGGSDLNPYLAQAAMLAAGIKGIEDKMELSAPTQGDVYEDAKAADIPQTLRAATETLRGSSMLREAMGDEVVDHYTRCAEWEQEEFDRAVTDWEIARGFERA
- a CDS encoding aldehyde dehydrogenase family protein; protein product: MTITCISPINGSVYATRATLNEFEAAEAVAKGRAAQIMWAARPLSERIDMVMQGVANIGAMNDEIVPELAWQMGRPVRYGGEFGGFNERAQHMAQIAESALSDIEVEDSGDFRRVIKRVPHGLVLVVAPWNYPYMTAINTVAPALIAGNAVMLKHASQTPLVGERLAQAFADAGVPEGVFQNVFLDHQTTSALIADRAFGFVNFTGSVGGGQAMEAAAQGTFTGLGLELGGKDPGYVMEDADIDAAVDTLIDGAMFNSGQCCCGIERIYVLESLFDDFVAKAVKIVEGYKLGNPMDPDTTLGPMAQARFADMVRGQTADAVAAGAKALIDPALFPEDDGAYLMPQILVNVDHTMRVMREESFGPVVGIMAVKDDAEAIRLMNDSDYGLTASLWTRDIARAEAIGDAIETGTVFMNRADYLDPGLCWTGCKDTGRGGGLSVIGYHNLTRPKSFHLKKV
- a CDS encoding iron-containing alcohol dehydrogenase: MSLIANWSYPTSVRFGAGRISEIGEACAAAGITKPLLVTDKGLADLPITGATLELLTAAGLPRGIFSDVDPNPTEKNVEEGVKAYREGGHDGVVAFGGGSGLDLGKMIAFMAGQTRPLWDFEDIGDWWTRADADAIAPIVAVPTTAGTGSEVGRASVITNSETHEKKIIFHPKLLPAGVICDPELTVGMPKMITAGTGMDAFAHCLEAYCSPHYHPMSQGIALEGMRLVKDNLVNAYEDGTNLTARAHMMSAAAMGATAFQKGLGAIHALSHPIGAVHHTHHGTTNAVVMQQVLMFNRPKIRKHLARAANYLSISGGFDGFYNFVGEINTQLGIPKNLTELGVTDPDIAALVASALQDPSCGGNPVKMTEKNTTDLLESCFEQPAND
- a CDS encoding sulfite exporter TauE/SafE family protein translates to MDYTTTLLVAGAAFLFSGAVKGLAGIGMPTAAIALMTLYLDPRTAIALVLFPMIGSNAWQVLRAGELRRTARRYAVFAIVLLAGVTLTAFATRNTGDRALLAILGVVILVFVAVSWKGLVPPLRARYDRTAQIGFGLFAGIVGGMTAGWGAPLAMYLATKQVDKDEFVRATGFLIFVGSVPLCLAYVRLGFMTGPLAGASALMLIPTLIGFSMGEVLRNRLSVQAFRNAILIVFVLMGLNLIRRAIWYP